One genomic segment of Amycolatopsis sp. Hca4 includes these proteins:
- a CDS encoding tetratricopeptide repeat protein: protein MEIGFGILGQTALLLHGNMDVKPVRGRPGQVLAVLLANPGRLVPVDTVVDWVWADHENPPQDALGTLHQAGARLRQAFQADGVDADLTIGKPGCRLDVDRGRIDYHRFRAMMARARQFHEQGQHDRAHVEALAAVRLRRDEPLAGLRTAAAAGWRLRWARNEWVPANAFVAAQQLLLGQTELAVARLEELDLAHPMELSLAKLRIRALLAAGRALEATEYFRRLRREFQEHGDLHAAGELLAVYNEVFAPGAASFPAPAPAAEEAEPRLPAVWHLPPDVDGVVGREAVLAELDAFTADSAGVPRADVVVLTGGPGVGKTTVALRWAHRAAKRYPHGVVLVDLRGDGQAADASAADVIELLLALLDVKVDEIVSPVARAARLARLLRRRRLLVVLDNVARTDQVEPLLRVLAECTVVVVTRQRLSALLAARPSPVVTVAPLSDDAARALLERRIGLRARQDPDGVAALVRLCQGNALALTLVAVRAAARTGMRLVTLAEALRDADMLLDVGNDGDWPGRSLRSAFTVSYQALPPAEQRTFALLGLHPGAEVAPDALAAADGRPLSQVRQSLAVLVAAHLIEQPGDLDRYRVPNLLQLYAESLARQLADNAAARRRLLEFSLLTAYEAHRTVFPAKHRPELPRTGGDVTPARFATPAAARQWVLRERTTLTAAVRLAAEAGLPEIAFTLPSLTADVFDSHGHFGDIIAGFTVAAASAAAVGNAYAEASSLNDLGQVLLLMGQDAEAEPYLREALRLVDAHGIGIGRVTVMLNMARRHLHAGRITEAVKMSRETLEEARALDEPERCAAALHRLADALLEQGGHQREALGLYREALALRERIDYRPGRAQTHIALADLLTRMGRYEEAAGQCARAARLVNESQHLPTAMKLNTVQARLCHAEGDDRAALRHAHQAVELADRSGHATGRGRALDTLAGILLDRGNIEDARELWERAARLFRDRERVGQAQRIEARLKSLAAAVIPEARDGERDTVAMPSPRLSSWAAERA, encoded by the coding sequence ATGGAAATCGGGTTCGGAATTCTCGGGCAAACGGCTCTGCTGCTGCACGGGAACATGGACGTGAAACCGGTGCGCGGGCGGCCGGGCCAGGTGCTGGCGGTGCTGCTCGCGAATCCCGGACGGCTGGTTCCGGTGGACACCGTGGTCGACTGGGTGTGGGCCGACCACGAAAACCCGCCGCAGGACGCGCTGGGCACGCTGCACCAGGCCGGCGCCCGGTTGCGGCAGGCGTTCCAGGCCGACGGCGTCGACGCCGACCTCACCATCGGCAAACCGGGCTGCCGGCTGGACGTCGACCGCGGGCGGATCGATTACCACCGCTTCCGGGCGATGATGGCCCGGGCGCGGCAGTTCCACGAACAGGGGCAGCACGACCGGGCGCACGTGGAGGCACTGGCCGCGGTGCGGCTGCGGCGCGACGAGCCGCTGGCCGGCCTGCGGACCGCCGCCGCCGCCGGGTGGCGGCTGCGGTGGGCGCGCAACGAGTGGGTCCCGGCCAACGCCTTCGTTGCGGCGCAACAGCTTCTGCTGGGCCAGACGGAACTGGCGGTGGCGCGCCTGGAGGAGCTCGACCTCGCCCACCCGATGGAACTGAGCCTGGCGAAGCTGCGGATCCGCGCCCTGCTCGCCGCCGGGCGCGCCCTGGAGGCGACCGAGTACTTCCGCCGTCTCCGCCGCGAGTTCCAGGAGCACGGCGACCTCCACGCGGCCGGCGAACTGCTCGCCGTCTACAACGAGGTGTTCGCGCCCGGCGCGGCGTCCTTCCCCGCGCCGGCGCCGGCGGCCGAGGAGGCCGAACCGCGGCTGCCCGCGGTCTGGCACCTGCCGCCCGACGTCGACGGCGTGGTGGGCCGCGAAGCGGTGCTGGCCGAGCTCGACGCGTTCACCGCGGACTCGGCCGGCGTGCCGCGCGCGGACGTGGTCGTGCTGACCGGCGGCCCCGGCGTGGGCAAGACGACGGTGGCGCTGCGATGGGCGCACCGGGCGGCGAAGCGCTATCCGCACGGCGTGGTGCTGGTGGACCTGCGCGGCGACGGCCAGGCCGCGGACGCGTCGGCGGCGGACGTCATCGAGCTCCTGCTGGCGCTGCTGGACGTGAAAGTCGACGAAATCGTCTCCCCGGTGGCGCGCGCGGCGCGGCTGGCCCGGCTGCTGCGGCGGCGGCGCCTGCTCGTGGTGCTGGACAACGTCGCCCGCACCGACCAGGTCGAGCCGTTGCTGCGGGTGCTGGCGGAGTGCACGGTCGTGGTGGTGACGCGGCAACGGTTGTCGGCTCTGCTCGCGGCCCGGCCCAGCCCGGTGGTGACGGTGGCGCCGCTGTCGGACGACGCGGCGCGGGCGCTGCTCGAGCGGCGGATCGGGTTGCGCGCCCGGCAGGACCCGGACGGCGTGGCCGCGCTGGTCCGGCTCTGCCAGGGCAACGCGCTCGCGCTGACGCTGGTGGCGGTCCGCGCCGCGGCCCGGACCGGGATGCGGCTGGTGACGCTGGCGGAGGCGCTGCGCGACGCGGACATGCTGCTCGACGTCGGCAACGACGGCGACTGGCCCGGCCGCAGCCTGCGCTCGGCGTTCACCGTTTCCTACCAGGCATTGCCGCCCGCCGAGCAGCGGACGTTCGCGTTGCTGGGCCTGCACCCCGGCGCCGAAGTCGCGCCGGACGCGCTCGCCGCGGCGGACGGGCGGCCGCTGTCGCAGGTGCGGCAGTCCCTGGCCGTGCTGGTGGCCGCGCACCTGATCGAGCAGCCGGGCGACCTCGACCGCTACCGCGTGCCCAACCTGCTGCAGCTGTACGCGGAGTCGCTGGCCCGGCAGCTGGCCGACAACGCGGCGGCGCGCCGCCGGTTGCTCGAGTTCTCCTTGCTGACGGCGTACGAAGCCCACCGGACGGTGTTCCCGGCGAAGCACCGCCCGGAGCTGCCCCGCACCGGCGGCGACGTCACCCCGGCCCGGTTCGCCACCCCGGCGGCGGCCCGGCAGTGGGTGCTGCGGGAGCGCACGACCCTCACCGCGGCGGTCCGGCTCGCGGCGGAAGCGGGCCTGCCGGAAATCGCTTTCACGCTGCCCTCGCTCACGGCCGACGTGTTCGACAGCCACGGTCACTTCGGAGACATCATCGCCGGGTTCACGGTCGCGGCCGCTTCGGCCGCGGCGGTGGGCAACGCGTACGCGGAGGCGTCGAGCCTCAACGACCTCGGGCAGGTCCTGCTGCTGATGGGGCAGGACGCCGAAGCCGAGCCGTACCTGCGGGAGGCGCTGCGGCTGGTCGACGCCCACGGGATCGGGATCGGCCGGGTGACGGTGATGCTCAACATGGCCCGGCGCCACCTGCACGCCGGCCGGATCACCGAGGCCGTGAAGATGTCCCGCGAAACCCTCGAAGAGGCCCGCGCGCTGGACGAGCCCGAGCGCTGCGCGGCGGCCCTGCACCGGCTCGCGGACGCGTTGCTGGAACAGGGCGGGCACCAGCGCGAGGCGCTCGGGCTGTACCGCGAGGCGCTGGCGCTGCGGGAGCGCATCGACTACCGCCCCGGTCGCGCGCAGACCCACATCGCGCTGGCCGACCTGCTGACCCGCATGGGCCGGTACGAAGAAGCCGCCGGCCAGTGCGCCCGCGCGGCGCGGCTGGTGAACGAGAGCCAGCACCTGCCGACGGCGATGAAGCTGAACACGGTCCAGGCCCGGCTGTGCCACGCCGAAGGGGACGACCGCGCGGCCCTGCGGCACGCCCACCAGGCGGTCGAGCTGGCCGACCGGTCGGGGCACGCCACGGGCCGCGGGCGGGCGCTGGACACGCTCGCGGGCATCCTCCTGGACCGCGGCAACATCGAGGACGCGCGTGAGCTGTGGGAACGCGCGGCGCGGCTGTTCCGCGACCGGGAGCGGGTCGGGCAGGCCCAGCGGATCGAGGCCAGGTTGAAGTCGCTGGCGGCGGCGGTGATCCCGGAAGCCCGCGACGGCGAGCGCGACACGGTGGCGATGCCGTCCCCGCGGCTGTCGTCATGGGCGGCCGAGCGCGCCTGA
- a CDS encoding DUF4132 domain-containing protein, with amino-acid sequence MNETFVPDPSWRPFVHVRRGGWFAPEAEPEAGAAAWWRAAVAGEDLATAALTHPESDPELVGAARAGDESMLGAAVLAVLLAAGLRRKPGGHRKLGRIADAWWARGTGFAVGAAAALTGVVHQIRVDGTQVLRRWTDGYRHPGLREEPVFRRLRTLLAASGDAGYEAAVTALAACRAGLAGKVVASYLVPTRADWASELVAEARPIRNHAFDWASVLQSLSTRDQLALVPGEVLHWTLQREEVTYTLLDAMGAAAAPVFARAADADPHGGDTRKLPLSLLAGLPGDEAFELLVERLGQKHVQPLLTAVMAREPERAVRLLARGATASAGYAEEAGFLLRTHVAAHPEVATRVLTELDGDERAVVERALEGEERLPVVEALPRVLADPPWASRRPKRPPVVLSGLSVPAEPKLVWLPGEQAEWTEWHTRLHRGLHGGWPRATEEYDAGKLYAADAPTLFLKAPDDWVRERLAAWRPADTWHGEIWGRVLASRHGLLAYRPLLAMATTNPGRRGEALLPYVSPEIALLMADWLVRLKKAREVASAWFERHLADATALLVPVALGPLGTSRRTAEAALRALAKSGHEAAVSAAAARHGAEAAEAVAALLVTDPLEVLPVRLPVPGAWADPAVLPQIRVRGGDRALPDHVIPHVLMLFALSKPDEVHPGVAHLRDFCDPDSLARFAWALFGRWRAADHPAKDSWVLTALAELGDDDVARGLSPLIRAWPGEGGHTRAAAALDVLARIGTDPALRQLNSIAQKVKFKALKLRAQEKIAAVAAGLGLSAEQLADRLVPDLDLGEAATTVLDYGPRRFAIGFDEQLKPYATDPDGQRLKALPKPGAKDDTERATAEYKRFAVLKKEVRAVAAEQIPRLESAMVLGRRWPAAEFTELLAGHPLLVHLVRRLVWRTPAGQTFRCRADGTYADVHDEEYVLSEQDEVGVAHPLDIAGELPSWSARFTGHGIRQPFPQLGRPTARLAEAERAAPTLRRFENRTVPTGRLLGLTKRGWLRGPVLDNGVECWLLRPTPDGGAVVVNVEPGLQVGMPAEEPEQKLTDIWLAEKAEGGWGPQGARVFGELDPVTASELLAELSELTG; translated from the coding sequence GTGAACGAGACCTTCGTGCCGGACCCGTCGTGGCGTCCGTTCGTCCACGTGCGGCGCGGCGGGTGGTTCGCACCGGAGGCCGAACCCGAGGCGGGCGCGGCCGCTTGGTGGCGGGCCGCCGTCGCCGGGGAGGACCTGGCGACCGCCGCGCTGACGCACCCGGAGAGCGACCCGGAGCTGGTGGGTGCCGCGCGGGCGGGTGACGAGAGCATGCTGGGCGCGGCCGTCCTGGCGGTGCTCCTGGCCGCCGGGCTGCGTCGGAAACCGGGCGGGCACCGGAAGTTGGGGCGGATCGCCGACGCGTGGTGGGCGCGGGGAACCGGGTTCGCGGTCGGGGCCGCGGCCGCGCTGACCGGGGTGGTCCACCAGATCCGCGTCGACGGAACGCAGGTGCTGCGGCGGTGGACCGACGGGTACCGGCACCCCGGTCTCCGTGAGGAGCCCGTGTTCCGGCGGTTGCGCACGCTCCTCGCCGCTTCCGGCGACGCCGGCTACGAGGCGGCGGTGACGGCGCTGGCCGCGTGCCGGGCCGGGCTGGCCGGCAAGGTGGTGGCCTCCTACCTGGTGCCCACGCGCGCGGACTGGGCAAGCGAGCTGGTCGCGGAAGCCCGGCCGATCCGGAACCACGCCTTCGACTGGGCGTCGGTGCTGCAGTCACTGTCCACAAGGGACCAGCTCGCACTGGTCCCCGGCGAGGTGCTCCACTGGACCCTGCAGCGCGAAGAGGTCACTTACACGCTGCTCGACGCGATGGGGGCCGCCGCGGCGCCGGTGTTCGCACGAGCGGCCGACGCGGATCCGCACGGTGGCGACACCCGCAAGCTGCCGCTGTCCCTGCTGGCGGGCCTCCCGGGTGACGAAGCGTTCGAGCTGCTGGTGGAACGGCTGGGGCAGAAACACGTGCAGCCGCTGCTCACCGCCGTGATGGCCCGCGAGCCGGAGCGCGCGGTCCGGCTCCTGGCGCGGGGTGCCACCGCTTCGGCGGGCTACGCCGAAGAAGCCGGCTTCCTGCTGCGGACCCACGTCGCGGCGCATCCGGAGGTCGCCACCAGGGTGCTGACCGAGCTGGACGGCGACGAACGCGCGGTGGTCGAGCGAGCCCTGGAAGGCGAAGAGCGGCTGCCGGTCGTGGAGGCACTGCCGCGGGTGCTCGCGGACCCGCCGTGGGCTTCGCGCCGCCCGAAGCGGCCACCCGTTGTCCTCAGTGGACTTTCGGTCCCGGCCGAGCCGAAACTCGTGTGGCTGCCGGGCGAACAGGCCGAGTGGACGGAGTGGCACACGCGGCTGCACCGGGGCCTCCACGGCGGCTGGCCGCGCGCGACCGAGGAGTACGACGCCGGGAAGCTGTACGCGGCGGACGCGCCCACCCTGTTCCTCAAGGCGCCCGACGACTGGGTGCGCGAGCGGCTCGCCGCGTGGCGCCCGGCCGACACCTGGCACGGCGAGATCTGGGGCCGCGTCCTGGCGAGCCGTCACGGCCTGCTCGCCTACCGGCCGCTGCTGGCGATGGCGACGACGAACCCGGGTCGGCGGGGCGAAGCGCTGCTGCCGTACGTGAGCCCGGAGATCGCCCTGCTCATGGCGGACTGGCTGGTCCGGCTGAAGAAGGCCCGGGAGGTCGCGTCGGCGTGGTTCGAGCGGCACCTCGCCGACGCCACGGCGCTCTTGGTCCCGGTGGCGCTCGGGCCGCTCGGCACGAGCCGGCGCACCGCCGAGGCCGCGCTGCGGGCGCTGGCCAAGAGCGGCCACGAGGCGGCGGTGTCCGCGGCGGCCGCCCGCCACGGTGCGGAGGCAGCCGAGGCCGTCGCCGCGCTGCTCGTCACCGATCCCCTGGAAGTGCTGCCGGTGCGGCTGCCGGTCCCCGGCGCGTGGGCGGATCCCGCGGTGCTGCCCCAGATCCGCGTCCGCGGCGGCGACCGGGCCCTGCCCGACCACGTGATCCCGCACGTGCTGATGCTGTTCGCGCTGTCGAAGCCGGACGAGGTCCACCCCGGGGTGGCGCACCTGCGCGATTTCTGCGACCCGGATTCGCTGGCGCGGTTCGCGTGGGCGCTGTTCGGTCGCTGGCGGGCCGCGGACCACCCGGCCAAGGACAGCTGGGTGCTCACCGCACTGGCCGAACTGGGCGACGACGACGTGGCGCGCGGGCTGAGCCCGCTGATCCGCGCGTGGCCCGGGGAAGGCGGGCACACGCGGGCGGCCGCGGCGCTGGACGTGCTGGCCCGCATCGGCACCGATCCGGCGTTGCGGCAGCTGAACTCGATCGCGCAGAAGGTGAAGTTCAAGGCGCTCAAGCTCCGCGCGCAGGAGAAGATCGCGGCGGTGGCGGCCGGCCTGGGGCTGTCCGCCGAGCAGCTCGCCGACCGGCTGGTCCCGGACCTCGACCTCGGCGAGGCGGCCACCACGGTGCTCGACTACGGCCCCCGCCGGTTCGCGATCGGGTTCGACGAGCAGCTCAAGCCGTATGCCACGGACCCCGACGGCCAGCGTCTCAAGGCGTTGCCCAAACCGGGCGCCAAGGACGACACCGAGCGCGCGACGGCGGAGTACAAGCGGTTCGCGGTCCTGAAGAAGGAGGTCCGCGCGGTGGCGGCGGAGCAGATCCCCCGCCTGGAGTCGGCGATGGTGCTGGGCCGCCGCTGGCCGGCGGCGGAGTTCACCGAGCTGCTGGCCGGCCACCCGCTGCTGGTCCACCTGGTCCGCCGCCTGGTCTGGCGCACCCCGGCGGGGCAGACCTTCCGCTGCCGGGCGGACGGCACGTACGCCGACGTCCACGACGAGGAGTACGTGCTCTCCGAACAAGACGAGGTCGGCGTGGCCCACCCCCTGGACATCGCGGGCGAGCTGCCGTCGTGGTCGGCGCGGTTCACGGGTCACGGGATCCGCCAGCCGTTCCCCCAGCTGGGCCGTCCGACGGCCCGGTTGGCGGAAGCCGAGCGGGCGGCACCGACGTTGCGGAGGTTCGAGAACCGCACGGTCCCGACGGGCCGCCTCCTGGGTCTGACGAAGCGGGGCTGGCTGCGCGGGCCGGTACTGGACAACGGCGTGGAGTGCTGGCTCCTGCGGCCCACCCCGGACGGCGGGGCGGTGGTGGTCAACGTCGAGCCGGGTCTCCAGGTCGGCATGCCGGCCGAGGAACCGGAGCAGAAGCTGACGGACATCTGGCTGGCCGAGAAGGCCGAGGGAGGCTGGGGCCCGCAAGGGGCCAGGGTGTTCGGCGAACTCGACCCGGTGACCGCGTCGGAGCTGCTGGCCGAACTGAGCGAACTGACCGGCTGA
- a CDS encoding DUF6461 domain-containing protein: protein MGDDFAAAVAAAVPAVRAMIPAAPAAVLGRLRCTPEPHRLRDEPDVVRSLRSLPSWVVERVHGAVELPLARLEIPAPPVAAGLKPPPDGTFAFITSDSEAEALRETRLLPRTRPGLPELVADLTARAADDDRLTLAAEGDEAAIAAAHGAHHLAIALVTATIVAREAGEPSTAAIVGTALGVAASLLRTRPMPGGYAAALREKERAEYRLPQHGSTSAEVRDHVFALTENGAREAVGHRFTDSVFRDNGLAEAVEGGVVIRTGTENGHVRVGIRVLAEPPATAETLGWEEVVDLSWRAEHGSVGVGGSVTTPPWPGDYRVRVHAYGRDEPETEGYDLWIWAAPPGPPVVHARADRLGHRLRGEPEPPVVDRPEARYRWVDRSRLTVAATVTVVTGLPAEDVIRAFGADPARPEPLEDLREAYADPWLAVLGLDGVVVAIEENGYHGSHAEVLTAVSRAGRAASMFWNVNGVRRLSFARAGEVLASFEPGLGEPSAEDEVVAALAGLDLENYRDRTEKGLVAVERFTGRGLYPEDLEDIDRLAVAYRITGPGSPR from the coding sequence ATGGGGGATGACTTCGCCGCCGCCGTGGCGGCCGCCGTACCCGCCGTCCGCGCGATGATCCCGGCCGCGCCCGCCGCCGTGCTGGGCCGGCTGCGGTGCACGCCCGAGCCGCACCGATTGCGGGACGAGCCCGACGTCGTCCGGTCGCTGCGGAGCCTGCCGTCGTGGGTCGTCGAGCGCGTGCACGGCGCGGTCGAGCTGCCCTTGGCCAGGCTCGAGATCCCGGCCCCGCCGGTCGCGGCCGGACTGAAGCCACCGCCGGACGGGACGTTCGCCTTCATCACTTCCGACAGCGAGGCAGAAGCCTTGCGGGAGACGCGGTTGCTGCCCCGGACCCGCCCCGGTCTACCGGAACTGGTGGCGGACCTGACCGCGCGCGCGGCCGACGACGACCGGCTGACCCTGGCCGCCGAAGGCGACGAAGCCGCCATCGCGGCCGCGCACGGCGCCCACCACCTCGCGATCGCGCTGGTGACCGCGACGATCGTCGCGCGCGAGGCAGGCGAGCCGAGCACCGCCGCGATCGTCGGCACGGCACTCGGCGTGGCCGCGAGCCTGCTGCGCACCAGGCCGATGCCCGGCGGCTACGCGGCGGCGCTGCGGGAGAAGGAACGGGCCGAATACCGCCTGCCCCAGCACGGAAGCACGTCGGCGGAAGTCCGCGACCACGTCTTCGCGTTGACCGAAAACGGTGCCCGCGAAGCCGTGGGCCATCGCTTCACGGACAGTGTTTTCCGGGACAACGGCCTCGCGGAGGCCGTCGAAGGCGGCGTGGTCATCCGCACCGGCACGGAGAACGGGCACGTCCGCGTCGGCATCCGGGTGCTGGCCGAGCCGCCCGCGACGGCGGAAACCCTGGGCTGGGAAGAAGTCGTCGACCTCAGCTGGCGCGCGGAGCACGGCTCGGTCGGCGTCGGCGGGAGCGTGACGACGCCGCCGTGGCCCGGCGACTACCGCGTCCGCGTGCACGCCTACGGCCGCGACGAGCCGGAGACCGAGGGCTACGACCTCTGGATCTGGGCGGCCCCGCCCGGGCCGCCGGTCGTGCACGCCCGCGCCGACCGCCTCGGCCACCGCCTGCGCGGCGAGCCCGAGCCGCCGGTCGTCGACCGGCCCGAGGCGCGCTACCGCTGGGTCGACCGGTCCCGCCTGACGGTGGCGGCGACGGTCACCGTGGTGACCGGCCTGCCTGCCGAGGACGTCATCCGCGCGTTCGGCGCGGACCCCGCCCGCCCCGAGCCGCTCGAAGACCTGCGCGAGGCGTACGCGGACCCGTGGCTGGCGGTCCTCGGCCTCGACGGGGTCGTGGTGGCGATCGAGGAGAACGGCTACCACGGCTCCCACGCCGAGGTGCTCACCGCGGTGTCCCGGGCCGGCCGGGCGGCGAGCATGTTCTGGAACGTCAACGGGGTCAGGCGCCTGTCCTTCGCCCGCGCCGGCGAAGTCCTCGCCTCCTTCGAACCGGGCCTGGGCGAGCCGTCCGCGGAGGACGAGGTCGTCGCCGCGCTGGCCGGTCTCGACCTGGAGAACTACCGCGACCGCACGGAAAAAGGCCTGGTCGCCGTCGAGCGGTTCACCGGCCGGGGCCTGTACCCGGAAGACCTGGAGGACATCGACCGCCTCGCCGTGGCCTACCGGATCACCGGCCCCGGTTCACCGCGCTGA
- a CDS encoding alpha/beta fold hydrolase, producing the protein MRTSRAGLAVAVSVLVATTAPAAATTPDPLAPYRGQEVSWGACPFKQRQPPVAQCARITVPRDWAAPAAGNDLQVAISRVAATGSRQGAILVNPGGPGGRGTSLAGALAGLEPEVNAHYDIVGMDPRGTGQEGGTDEGYVCHVPLGRLPQDDDDLDARDRSAGSIAEHQRTPRVLAEACQSDALAPYITTWQTAHDMDLIRSLLGDEKLNYLGFSYGTWLGAKYASLFPDRAGKLVLDSSVNFEGRLQAAFEAFPKIDQRQFDRVYAPWLARRFPDQLGKTATEVRAKWERLRTFFKTKGVPPDVFDSVFVGNGSTRQWMTGALVLTKGAAALDGAAATPPPAGLRSDLDRASRAVFGRPADRLTAADVAADPPEPDYADVPGTRLAVACGDQPTRTASWYKLLSDLQGPAYPLFGWAYGLSEACGFWSDPPRNALPTLSPRAAKNILVVQGEFDPQTGYEQAEAAARTAGIPMISVADSPFHGQYAVSGNSCVDDLVNGFYLGSARPAATICPGVPLPGEDRVYPVPGPAGEPSQATSPAPRDAFSDVRERLQDDISAVNRGR; encoded by the coding sequence GTGCGAACGTCCCGAGCTGGGCTGGCGGTGGCTGTCTCGGTCCTCGTCGCGACCACCGCACCCGCCGCCGCGACCACGCCCGACCCGCTCGCGCCGTACCGCGGCCAGGAGGTCTCCTGGGGCGCCTGCCCGTTCAAGCAGCGCCAGCCACCGGTCGCGCAGTGCGCGCGGATCACCGTCCCGCGCGACTGGGCGGCGCCGGCGGCCGGGAACGACCTGCAGGTGGCGATCAGCCGGGTGGCGGCGACCGGCAGCAGGCAGGGCGCGATCCTGGTGAACCCCGGCGGGCCCGGCGGCCGCGGGACGTCGCTCGCGGGCGCGCTCGCCGGGCTCGAACCGGAGGTCAACGCGCACTACGACATCGTCGGGATGGACCCGCGGGGCACCGGCCAGGAGGGCGGCACGGATGAGGGGTACGTGTGCCACGTGCCGCTGGGCCGGCTGCCCCAGGACGACGACGACCTCGACGCCCGCGACCGCTCGGCCGGCAGCATCGCGGAGCACCAGCGGACGCCGCGCGTGCTGGCCGAGGCGTGCCAGAGCGACGCGCTCGCGCCGTACATCACCACCTGGCAGACCGCGCACGACATGGACCTGATCCGGAGCCTGCTGGGCGACGAGAAGCTGAACTACCTCGGCTTCTCCTACGGCACCTGGCTCGGCGCGAAGTACGCGTCGCTGTTCCCGGACCGCGCCGGGAAGCTCGTCCTCGACTCCAGCGTCAACTTCGAAGGCCGCCTCCAGGCCGCGTTCGAGGCGTTCCCGAAGATCGACCAGCGCCAGTTCGACCGCGTCTACGCGCCGTGGCTGGCCCGCCGGTTCCCGGACCAGCTCGGCAAGACCGCCACCGAGGTCCGCGCCAAGTGGGAGCGGCTGCGCACCTTCTTCAAGACCAAGGGCGTGCCGCCCGACGTCTTCGACTCGGTCTTCGTCGGCAACGGCAGCACCCGGCAGTGGATGACCGGCGCCCTGGTCCTGACCAAGGGCGCGGCGGCGCTCGACGGCGCGGCCGCCACCCCGCCGCCTGCCGGGCTGCGCAGCGACCTCGACCGGGCTTCGCGGGCGGTCTTCGGACGTCCGGCGGACCGGCTGACCGCCGCCGACGTCGCCGCGGACCCGCCGGAGCCCGACTACGCCGACGTCCCCGGCACGCGGCTGGCGGTGGCGTGCGGCGACCAGCCGACGCGGACGGCGAGCTGGTACAAGCTGCTCAGCGACCTGCAGGGGCCGGCCTACCCGCTCTTCGGCTGGGCTTACGGCCTGAGCGAGGCGTGCGGCTTCTGGTCCGACCCGCCGCGGAACGCACTGCCGACGCTCTCGCCGCGGGCCGCGAAGAACATCCTGGTCGTCCAGGGCGAGTTCGATCCGCAGACCGGCTACGAGCAGGCGGAGGCGGCGGCGCGGACGGCCGGGATCCCGATGATCTCGGTGGCCGATTCGCCGTTCCACGGCCAGTACGCGGTCAGCGGGAACTCCTGTGTGGACGATCTGGTGAACGGCTTCTACCTGGGGTCTGCCCGGCCGGCGGCCACCATCTGCCCCGGCGTCCCGCTGCCGGGCGAAGACCGGGTGTACCCGGTGCCGGGGCCGGCGGGCGAGCCGTCCCAGGCGACGTCGCCCGCGCCGCGGGACGCCTTCTCGGACGTCCGGGAACGGCTGCAGGACGACATCAGCGCGGTGAACCGGGGCCGGTGA
- a CDS encoding LLM class flavin-dependent oxidoreductase, whose product MKKIGFLSFGHWSPGAHSETRSAADFLHQSIDLAVAAEELGVDGAYFRVHHFARQAASPFPLLAAIGARTSKIEIGTGVIDMRYENPLYMTEDAGSADLISGGRLQLGISRGSPEQVIDGWRYFGYAPGEGETDADMARQHTEVFLKLLEGEGFAQPNPRPMFANPPGLLRLEPHSEGLRERIWWGSGSNATGVWAAKLGMNLQSSTLKDDETGEPLHVQQRKQIEAYREAWTEAGHEREPRVSVSRSIFALTNDTDRAYFGRDRQSRDQVGMIDENTRAIFGRSYAGEPDELVRQLKEDEAIQAADTLLLTIPNQLGVDYNAHVLENILKHVAPELGWR is encoded by the coding sequence GTGAAGAAGATTGGGTTCCTGTCGTTCGGCCACTGGTCGCCGGGCGCGCACTCCGAGACCAGGTCGGCCGCCGACTTCCTGCACCAGTCGATCGACCTGGCGGTGGCCGCCGAGGAGCTCGGCGTGGACGGCGCCTACTTCCGCGTGCACCACTTCGCGCGGCAGGCGGCGAGCCCGTTCCCGCTGCTCGCGGCGATCGGCGCGCGGACGTCGAAGATCGAGATCGGCACCGGCGTGATCGACATGCGCTACGAGAACCCGCTGTACATGACCGAGGACGCGGGCTCCGCCGACCTGATCTCGGGCGGCAGGCTCCAGCTCGGCATCAGCCGGGGATCCCCCGAGCAGGTGATCGACGGCTGGCGGTACTTCGGGTACGCCCCCGGCGAGGGCGAGACGGACGCCGACATGGCCCGCCAGCACACCGAGGTGTTCCTCAAGCTCCTGGAGGGCGAGGGCTTCGCGCAGCCGAACCCGCGGCCGATGTTCGCCAACCCGCCGGGGCTGCTGCGGCTCGAGCCGCACTCCGAGGGCCTGCGCGAGCGCATCTGGTGGGGTTCGGGCTCGAACGCGACGGGCGTCTGGGCCGCGAAGCTGGGCATGAACCTGCAGAGCTCGACGCTCAAGGACGACGAAACGGGCGAACCGCTGCACGTCCAGCAGCGCAAGCAGATCGAGGCCTACCGCGAGGCGTGGACCGAAGCCGGTCACGAGCGGGAGCCGCGGGTTTCGGTCAGCCGCAGCATCTTCGCGCTGACGAACGACACCGATCGCGCGTACTTCGGCCGTGACCGCCAGTCGCGCGACCAGGTCGGCATGATCGACGAGAACACCCGGGCGATCTTCGGCCGCTCCTACGCCGGCGAACCCGACGAGCTGGTGCGGCAGCTCAAGGAGGACGAGGCGATCCAGGCCGCGGACACCCTGCTGCTCACCATCCCGAACCAGCTCGGCGTGGACTACAACGCGCACGTGCTGGAGAACATCCTGAAGCACGTGGCCCCGGAGCTGGGCTGGCGCTGA